A region of the Kribbella sp. NBC_01245 genome:
GCAGGTTCATCGCGGCGAATCGGTCGGCCGCGTTGACCAGCAGTCCCAGGTCGCCGATGGCCATCCCCCGAGCCTGCAGTACGCGGGCCACCATCAGCTCGCCATCGACGTGATCGCTCAGCTGGGCCAGGGCGGCGGCGGCCTCGTCCGTGGCGGTAGCGCTGATCCGGACCAGGTCATGCCAGGCCGCGGCTTCCTGCGCGTACGCCTTGGCCGCTTCCGCATTCTTGACTGCCAGGTGGAGTTGATGGCGCGCGAGTTCAAGGTTGCCGACGGCAACGGCTTGCCAGGCCTGCGCTCGCAGCAACTCGGCCTCGTGGAACGCGCCAGGTTCTCCGTCGAGCGCGGCGGACGCCTCACCTTGCTGGGCGGCGGCTATCGCCCGGCCGGTCAGGCACCACCGGCGGAGCCCAGCCATACCGAGGTCCTTCGCCACCGCGGCGCCTTCGGCGTACAGGGTGGTGGCCGTGGTGAGTTGTCCGGTCAGGACAGCGAGATTGCCACGGAGTAGTGCCCACCAGGCCTGGTGGGATGGGTAGCGCTGGTCCAGTGCCGATTGGTAGCCAGCGGCAACGATCGGCTCGGCCTCCGCAACGGCCCCGGCCTGGAGGTGAGCCATGGCTTGGGCCAGGCCGTGCAGTACTGACTTGTCCTGCTCGGGAACCTCGGGGGCAACCTCAACCTCGGCGAGGGCAAGTCGGGTGGCGAGAGTCATGCGCCGGCGGCGGACGTGACCGTGCACTGGCTGCTTGAGGCGGATCAGGTCCGTACCGACGGCTGTGGTCAGTCCGCGGTGTTCAAGGCTGTGGAGGACGTCTCGGTCGATTAGGCGGGCCTCGATCGGTTCACCGACGGCTAGGAGGTCTAGCGCGCGGTGTTCGGCTCTGTCGAGGTCTACGAGTTCTGACTCGACTAGTTCGCACAGGCGTTGTGAGATCGGCAGGCGCTTGAGCCGCCACAAGCCGTCGTCGCGGTGTAGGTCGCCGGTGTCGAGTGCAGCTTGGACAAGTTCGCGTAGGTAGAGCAGGTTGCCGCGGCTCGTCTCCCAAAGGTCCCGCCGACAGGCTCCGTCGATCGGACCTGCGAGTACGGCGTCCAGTAGCTCGTTGACGCACTCAGAGCCGAACGGTTCGAGGTCCAGCCGGTCGAGCAACCTGTCCTTCCAGAGCGAGAGCACGGACGCAGGCATCGGTACGCCGGGCCCGGAGCGCATCGTAAGAATGACGACCGCCTGCCGACGTACGACGATCTGATGCACTACAGCGGCCGATGCGTCGTCGAGGAGGTGTGCGTCGTCGATCAGGAGTAGCTGCCTCCCGCCCGGTAAGAGCGGCCCTAGCCCGGCTAGCGGGATCGCCTTGACCACGGCGACAGTAAAGCCGAGGCCCTCGGCTCGAGTGGCACACTCGGCGGCCAGGCGGGACTTGCCCACACCCGCTTCACCCGCGATTACCAAGCCCCGGTACGACGGGTTGGCTAGTGCGGTCTCTAATTGGTCAACCGCGGCGTGCCGGCTGACGAACGGCCAGGAAGTGGTGGAGGCGATGACGGCTGCTGTACTCCCCCCTGCCGTCATCACCACCACACCCCGCTGGTCGTGCCATTCCCCCTGGAGACAACCAAACCATCACCAGGTTGTCGCAGGGTTGCGAAGCGGTTGCGCGGGCCAATCTCGTGGATGGGAAATAGGACGACAGACGCATCGGTTGTACCCGATATGAAGTCAATCGTTCATGACCAGCTAGGCCCGGCAGATTCCGTACTCCGACTGACCGATCGAGAAGTTCCCGAGCCCGGCGAGGGTGAGGTACGGATTCGGGTGGCCGTTTCCGGCGTCAACCCGACCGACTGGAAGGCTCGCACCGGCCTGTACGGCGGTAACGTGGTCGAGTCGGTCCCGAACCAGGATGGCGCGGGTCTCGTCGACGCCATCGGGCCGGGTGTTGACGGCGTCGCGGTCGGCGATCGGGTCTGGGTGACGCTCGCGGCGTTCCAGCGGCCGTTGAGCGGGACGGCGCAGGAGTACACGGTCGTCCCGGTCGAGCGGGTGTTCCCGCTGGCCGACAACGCCTCGTTCGCGCTCGGCGCGAGTATCGGCATCCCGGCGATCACGGCACACCGCGCGCTGACGGTCGCCGAGGGCGGACCGACGCGTCTGTCGCCCGGAGCGCTCAAGGGCAAGGTGGTCCTGGTGGCCGGTGGCGCCGGCGCGGTCGGGCATGCGGCCGTGCAGCTCGCTCGTTGGGCCGGGGCGACCGTCATCGCGACGACCAGCCCCAAGAAGACGGACTACGCCGAAGCCGCTGGCGCGCATCACGTCGTGAACTATCGCGACGAGGATGCGGCAGCCCAGATCCGCGGGATCGCGCCCGATGGCGTCGACCTGGTGGTCGAGGTGGCGGCAGGCGCCAACAACGAGCTCGACCTGGCCGTACTGCGGCCGCGCGGCACCATCGCGATCTACGCGAACGACGGCGACCAGCCGTTCGCGATCGACATCCGCGCCAACATGGGGCTGAACTCGCGATACCAGTTCGTGCTGCTCTACTCCGTCGGCTGGGAGTTCCTGACCGCCGCCGCCGAGGACATCAACGAGGCGATCGCGGCCGGCGTACTCCCGGTCGGTGCGGAAGCTGGTCTGCCGCTGCATCACTTCAAGCTCGACCAGACCGTCGAAGCCCACCAAGCGGTCGAGTCCGGCGCGACCGGGAAGGTCCTGATCGACGTCGCGGACCTCTGACCCATCACCAACACCTACAGGCGGTGGAGTGATCTCCACCGCCTGTAGGCCTAGATCGATCTCTAGTTAACTGTGTCGACCACCAGTGAGCCGGAGCCGACAACGGCGCCCGCGTCGGTCTGGACGGTCAGTGTGCCGGTGATCTTGCGACCGACACCTGGTTGGGCGTTGACGGTCAGCGTCGCGGTTGGCGACCACGACGAGCCTGACGGACGTAGAGCGTTGCTGTCGCTAGAGGTCAGCGAGCCGAGTGCCGGCGCTACGTAGCTGTCCACCAGGTCGTACGCCGTAGTGCCCTCAGGTACAGCGAATCCGTCGATGAGGATCCGGTACAGCGACGCCACCGGGTTGGTGAGCGTCACCTGTTCGACGGCTGTCGCGCCGGCGCTGAACCCAACCTGCACACAGGTTGGGTTACAGCGGAAGACGAACAGGTCGATGTCCGCCCGCTGGTCAGACGCGTTCCCGGTACGGATCGTGTACGACGAAACGCCGGCCGGCAGCGTCACGTCGAACGTCTGCTGCGCCAGGTGTGCGATCGTCGGCCGCTGGGTCTGCGTACTCGCCAACGCACCGCCACCCACTAGCCGTCCGGTGAAGGCGGCGAGCTGGTTGGAGACCGTGTAGTTGCGCGTCTGCGGCACCCCGATCGTTGCCGAAGGCACCAGGTCCGGGTTGGGCGAGATCACTGTGCCCAGCACGGTCGCGGTCAGCCCGAACGGCGCCGATGCGGTGTCGGAGGTACGACGCGCCTCCATCACGAGCTCCCAGACCCCTGGCAACGGGTTCACCACGGTACGGCTCGTCGGCGTGCCACCGGCGCAGCCTCCACCCGAGTCGGGGTTGTAGCAGTTCAGGCTGGAGGTGTTGTCGATCGGCAGAC
Encoded here:
- a CDS encoding NADPH:quinone reductase, whose product is MKSIVHDQLGPADSVLRLTDREVPEPGEGEVRIRVAVSGVNPTDWKARTGLYGGNVVESVPNQDGAGLVDAIGPGVDGVAVGDRVWVTLAAFQRPLSGTAQEYTVVPVERVFPLADNASFALGASIGIPAITAHRALTVAEGGPTRLSPGALKGKVVLVAGGAGAVGHAAVQLARWAGATVIATTSPKKTDYAEAAGAHHVVNYRDEDAAAQIRGIAPDGVDLVVEVAAGANNELDLAVLRPRGTIAIYANDGDQPFAIDIRANMGLNSRYQFVLLYSVGWEFLTAAAEDINEAIAAGVLPVGAEAGLPLHHFKLDQTVEAHQAVESGATGKVLIDVADL
- a CDS encoding helix-turn-helix transcriptional regulator, producing the protein MTAGGSTAAVIASTTSWPFVSRHAAVDQLETALANPSYRGLVIAGEAGVGKSRLAAECATRAEGLGFTVAVVKAIPLAGLGPLLPGGRQLLLIDDAHLLDDASAAVVHQIVVRRQAVVILTMRSGPGVPMPASVLSLWKDRLLDRLDLEPFGSECVNELLDAVLAGPIDGACRRDLWETSRGNLLYLRELVQAALDTGDLHRDDGLWRLKRLPISQRLCELVESELVDLDRAEHRALDLLAVGEPIEARLIDRDVLHSLEHRGLTTAVGTDLIRLKQPVHGHVRRRRMTLATRLALAEVEVAPEVPEQDKSVLHGLAQAMAHLQAGAVAEAEPIVAAGYQSALDQRYPSHQAWWALLRGNLAVLTGQLTTATTLYAEGAAVAKDLGMAGLRRWCLTGRAIAAAQQGEASAALDGEPGAFHEAELLRAQAWQAVAVGNLELARHQLHLAVKNAEAAKAYAQEAAAWHDLVRISATATDEAAAALAQLSDHVDGELMVARVLQARGMAIGDLGLLVNAADRFAAMNLPLFAAEAYAMAAGKARLQEHRRRAEGLAARAQDLAARCQQARTPALELAGPAATLTTRERDVTALAARGLSSKQIAEHFTLSVRTVDSHLLRAYAKLGVRGRNELATALAW